CGAAGTCGCCCTTTCAACGTCAGTTCGGACAGAAGCCCATACTCCTCCAAGGAAAAAGTACTACTCACGGTAAAAGAGACATCTTCATCAGGTTTGAAAATGCCGGTGTTCAAATTGAGGCCGCTCAATCGGTATTCGTTGTGGGAGGCACTATCGCGGTACAGAATATCCGCATCAAAAATTTCAATAGTTTCAACAGAAAAACGCCATCCATCAAATACGGATGAACTGTCATCTCCCTGAATCATCTCAGTCGTAAAAAGGCTTTGCCAATTCAAACGGCCCTGCTCGTCAGAAAGGACCGTTCCCGTCATACCATCCAAAACAACCGACTCAATTTTCAGTTGCTTCGAAAGCAATGGCAACACTGAGACCAATATCCGAACCGTTTCGAAGTCCGCTGCAATCCCGGACCCGAAATCAGGGGATTCTTCAATACGCAATCCCTTGACTTCAAGAGCCAGATCAGGCCAGGCAACAATGTCCAGCTCTCCAGTCAATTCGACCTTTCGGTCGAGAAGCGTCTCTATCTTTTCAACAAAAGCCGTTCTGAAATTTGCAGTATCAATATAATAAGAAGCCCAAAACACAGCGATGGTCAGTCCTAAAACAAGAATGACACATAGCTCCAACAGGAGAAGAAACAATCGTCTAATCGCTGCTCGCATCCGGGACACCTCCGTCCCCGTTCTCCGCTTCATCCAATTGTGTTCGATAAAAGGCACTCGTGCCGAATTCTAACCCGGTCTTGTCAGCAATCCGTTTGCACTTGACCTTGAATGCACAATAAATATCGGGCCACCGGCCTTCAAGCGATTCAAAATTCCCCAAACCCTTGGCAAGGATAATATCTGAGTCCCTCATCATCTGAAGGAATTCGGGCGTACACCTGTCCAAAATGGTTCCCGGAGTATCAACACCACTTTCAACCACGCGACACAAAGCTGTCATGCCAACAGTCTCAGCATCTTCCATGGTCGCATCATTAATGACCGGACAGGATCGCACAGCGAATGTCACATCACATTCCAACCGCTGGAACTCTTTGACAAGCAATGTATCCAGCACGATTTCCCCAGTGTTATCGCCAAGAATCAAGACCTTGGCTCCAGGGAAAATATCGGCCTCCAAATCACTCAGAACATCCGGTGAAATCGTTCTGGTGACGTTGGCCATCTCTTCTTCGAGATCAAATTCTATCTCTACACCCTTATCCATGTAATTACCAATGATCGCGAATTCCAAGGCAAGGGCCAAAGGATCACCATCCGCTTTTTCGCGCTCCAAAGCGATCCGTTTTTCGAGATCAGGCAGCAAGGCCGTGACAACCCTGTTTGCCTCGTCCTTGTCCTGACGATACAGATCCCCACATCCGGTTTTTCGCTGAATCAACTCAGCCAAATACCGGGCAAAAACAGGCGGGGGACATCGCAAGTCAAGCTGGGAAAGCGTCTGACACCATTCCATGACAATTTCATGTTGCAAGTCAATGTCGTCCGGGCAGGCCAGCCGAGCCTCGCGGATCACCATTTTCATAAAACACGGCACACAATCCAAAGCAGTATCCATCGGTACACCTATTCAAATATATACTGACGGGATTGTGATCAACCCCGCCAGAAATTAACACCATTCTCTATAATTGATTGCACGAGACCCAACGCATTGGCAAGGTCTGTTCATCATTGAAGGAAAAAATCAGAAAGATTCGGCAGGAAAATCAGTTCGAAGCCCAACAATGGAAATTCCGGCCTGATCGGCATAGGCGAGAGCGGCTTCTCGATCAAAGAAAAGACTTTTACCAGCTTCAATACCGAGACACGTGGCCTTGCCCTTAGCCATGACCTTCAAGGTATCCATTCCCAAGCTCGGAAGATCGACTTCTTCTTGCTGCCCGGGTTTGAAAACCTTGACAACAACGCACCCGTTACCACCGAATTCACACCCTCGCTTGATGGCGGCATCGGTTCCTTCAAGTGCCTCGACTGCAGCAACAATCCCCTCACGAACAATCAGGCATTGCCCAACGTCCATTCGGCCGAGTTCTTTGGCTATTCTCCACGAAAATCGCAAATCACTCCATTCACGATCATTAGGCTCTCGGGTCGTCAAAACCCCTTCAGGGGTCAACAATTCCGGCAAAAACTCATGAGCTGGAACTACTGGCATTCCCTCTTTTTCAAATTCACCAGAGATGAGATTCAGCAAAGCGGAATCACCACGATTCTTCTTCCCAAGAACCAACTTCACAGCCCGCATATCCAAATGTCTGATATCCATGACCTTCGGCTTTTCGATGGTCCCTGCCATAATCACGTTCTCAACCCCGTTGGATTTCAGGTAGTTGACGAGCTTATTCAGCTTGCCCAACTTTAATTCCATCCAAACGTCAGCCAACGGGACAACATCCATATTGGTGTGCCCGGTAAAACCGGCAACAACAAGTTTGTGCCCCTTGGCCTTGACACCTTCAGCGACAAGAACGGGGAACTGCATTCCTCCGGCGATAAGACCAATAGTCTTGACTGATTCTGACATGATAAGGATTTAGTGATTGTTTCCGTTACGCTGTTTATGATCCGGTGTGACACCGTTTTTGCTTTCACGGATAAAGGCCACAAGGCGATCAACGTCTGCAAAACCGGGCAGTTCTTCCTCGACCTTGACCAAACCGTCTTCACGCTTCAATCCGGAACGGAAAATAATTTTATAGGCCCGTTTCAATGCCTTGCACGCATCCGTATCAAACCCATTGCGCCGCAAACCGATCAGGTTCGGACCAAACAGCATCCCCCGCACGCCATGTGCCAACATGAATGGCGGGACATCCAGCTTGTATCCGCTGGCTCCGCCAAGAAAGGTGTATTCGCCAATTCGAATGAACTGTTGCACGGCGGACAACCCACTGATGATAACATTCCGTCCGACTTCGACATGCCCAGCCAACTGGACCGCGTTTGCAAGAATGACATTGTCACCCACCTGGCAATCATGGGCGATATGCGAATACGCCATGAACATACAATTGGAACCAATCTGTGTTTTTTCACACCCTTGAACAGTCCCACGGTGAATAGTCACGCACTCACGAATGATATTGTTGTCGCCGATGTGCGTACAGGTCTTTTCACCTTTATAGGCACTGTGCTGAGGTTCGCCGCCAATGACGGCATGTGGATGAATATGATTATTCTTTCCAAGCACTGTATTGGCCTGAATAACCGTATGCGATTCCAAAAAAGTTCCATCGCCAATTTTCGTCTCCGCACCGACGACGACATATGGGCCGATTTGAACGTCTTCACCAATTTCGGCTGACGGATCGATAACAGCACTCGGATGGATAACAGTTGCCATCTTACATATCCCCTTTATCTGCAACGGCAGCGGAAAACTCACCCTGACATGTGACCTGACCGTCAACCTTGGCGACACCACGCATTTTCCAAATATTCAATTTATGCCGTTCATAGCTAACATTCAGTTCTAATTGATCCCCGGGAACGACCGGTCTTCTGAATTTGACCTTATTCAATCCGGTGAAAAGAAAAACTTTATCGCCAAGCGGTTCATTGAGAGAATTCATGACAAGGAGCCCTCCTGCCTGAGCAAGAGCTTCCAATTGCAAAACCCCCGGCATCACGGGCATATTCGGGAAATGCCCCTGAAAAAACTCCTCATTCATCGTCACATTCTTGATCGCCTTGAGACGAATGCCTGGTTCCAATTCCAAAACCCTGTCAACAAGCAGAAAAGGATACCGATGTGGCAACATTTCCAGAATACGACGAATATCCAGGACACATTCATTACTCATTATTTGCTCCATTGGCTTCCATTGCCTTGAGGGTCGCCAATTCCTTTTCCAATTTCTTCACCCGTTTAAACAAATCAGGTAATTTCGGCATACACACGCCAGCTTTCAAAAAGGTCCCGGCCTTCATTGCCGGTGATCCCGCAACCTTACTTCCGGGTTCGACGGTCCCAGCAACGCCACTTTGCGCGCCAACCATGGCACCATCACCAATCTTCGCATTGTCTGCGACACCAACCTGACCAGCCAGAACAACGCCGTTTCCAACGACGGTACTTCCGCCGATACCAACCTGACCAATCACAAGACAATGTTCACCGATTTCGACATTGTGCCCGATCTGCACCAGATTATCGATTTTGGTTCCCCGTTTAATCCGGGTAGTATCCAAAGCGGCCCGATCAATTGCCGTGTTCGAACCGACTTCAACATCGTTCTCGATCTCGACAATCCCGATCTGCGGAATTTTCATATGGCCAGCAGGTGTCTGGGCATATCCATACCCATCCCCACCAATAACCGCCCCGGGCTGCAAAATAATATTGTCGCCGAGACGCACACCACCCATGACAACCGAATTGGGGTACAAAATACATTTCGAACCAACACGAGTCCTTTCACCAATATACACTCCGGCAAAAACAACTGTTTCTGGCCCGACGACAGCCTCTTCGCCAATAAAGGCAAAGGGATAGATCGTTGCCGAGGCATCAACATGTGCATCAGGATGGACATACGCCAATTCACTGATGCCGTTGAAACACCCTTGCGGACGGGCAAAAAGATTCACCACTTTTGCCAGATCCATATAAATATTTTTGCTGATAAGCGCACACGGCGTCTTGTCGGCATAAGGGCCGGATGTGAGAACACATCCGGCCTTTGTCGTTTCCAAAAGGTGCTGGTATTTCGGATTGACCAAAAATGACAATTCGTCAGGTCCGGCCTTGTCCAGAGTGTTTACTCCGGCAATCTCCATGTCAGCACCAGTATGTTCAAGCCCGAGCTTCGAGGCTAAGGCTGACAATGTAATGCGCATAAAACTACTTTCCAGATTTTTTCATCTTGTCGAGTTCTTTGGTGATAGCACCAGTGATATCCAAACCTTCAGCAATAAAGGCAAGACCAGGGGTCTGCTTGTCA
Above is a genomic segment from Pseudodesulfovibrio sp. JC047 containing:
- a CDS encoding ARMT1-like domain-containing protein produces the protein MDTALDCVPCFMKMVIREARLACPDDIDLQHEIVMEWCQTLSQLDLRCPPPVFARYLAELIQRKTGCGDLYRQDKDEANRVVTALLPDLEKRIALEREKADGDPLALALEFAIIGNYMDKGVEIEFDLEEEMANVTRTISPDVLSDLEADIFPGAKVLILGDNTGEIVLDTLLVKEFQRLECDVTFAVRSCPVINDATMEDAETVGMTALCRVVESGVDTPGTILDRCTPEFLQMMRDSDIILAKGLGNFESLEGRWPDIYCAFKVKCKRIADKTGLEFGTSAFYRTQLDEAENGDGGVPDASSD
- the lpxI gene encoding UDP-2,3-diacylglucosamine diphosphatase LpxI (LpxI, functionally equivalent to LpxH, replaces it in LPS biosynthesis in a minority of bacteria.), with product MSESVKTIGLIAGGMQFPVLVAEGVKAKGHKLVVAGFTGHTNMDVVPLADVWMELKLGKLNKLVNYLKSNGVENVIMAGTIEKPKVMDIRHLDMRAVKLVLGKKNRGDSALLNLISGEFEKEGMPVVPAHEFLPELLTPEGVLTTREPNDREWSDLRFSWRIAKELGRMDVGQCLIVREGIVAAVEALEGTDAAIKRGCEFGGNGCVVVKVFKPGQQEEVDLPSLGMDTLKVMAKGKATCLGIEAGKSLFFDREAALAYADQAGISIVGLRTDFPAESF
- the lpxA gene encoding acyl-ACP--UDP-N-acetylglucosamine O-acyltransferase — protein: MATVIHPSAVIDPSAEIGEDVQIGPYVVVGAETKIGDGTFLESHTVIQANTVLGKNNHIHPHAVIGGEPQHSAYKGEKTCTHIGDNNIIRECVTIHRGTVQGCEKTQIGSNCMFMAYSHIAHDCQVGDNVILANAVQLAGHVEVGRNVIISGLSAVQQFIRIGEYTFLGGASGYKLDVPPFMLAHGVRGMLFGPNLIGLRRNGFDTDACKALKRAYKIIFRSGLKREDGLVKVEEELPGFADVDRLVAFIRESKNGVTPDHKQRNGNNH
- the fabZ gene encoding 3-hydroxyacyl-ACP dehydratase FabZ; the protein is MSNECVLDIRRILEMLPHRYPFLLVDRVLELEPGIRLKAIKNVTMNEEFFQGHFPNMPVMPGVLQLEALAQAGGLLVMNSLNEPLGDKVFLFTGLNKVKFRRPVVPGDQLELNVSYERHKLNIWKMRGVAKVDGQVTCQGEFSAAVADKGDM
- the lpxD gene encoding UDP-3-O-(3-hydroxymyristoyl)glucosamine N-acyltransferase, which gives rise to MRITLSALASKLGLEHTGADMEIAGVNTLDKAGPDELSFLVNPKYQHLLETTKAGCVLTSGPYADKTPCALISKNIYMDLAKVVNLFARPQGCFNGISELAYVHPDAHVDASATIYPFAFIGEEAVVGPETVVFAGVYIGERTRVGSKCILYPNSVVMGGVRLGDNIILQPGAVIGGDGYGYAQTPAGHMKIPQIGIVEIENDVEVGSNTAIDRAALDTTRIKRGTKIDNLVQIGHNVEIGEHCLVIGQVGIGGSTVVGNGVVLAGQVGVADNAKIGDGAMVGAQSGVAGTVEPGSKVAGSPAMKAGTFLKAGVCMPKLPDLFKRVKKLEKELATLKAMEANGANNE